The SAR324 cluster bacterium nucleotide sequence ATCCTGATTGGGATTGGGGTTGAAACAGGCTTTCTTTTCAAGCAGTGGGGCCGTGAAATTCCAGGTCAGAGCCCCGGCAAGGGCTCCTGCGAAAAAGGTCAGTGCGGACATGCAACACTCAGTTGGAGGCCGTTAGTGGCCGGGCGCGAAATTCGTAGCGCAGGCGAACCTGCTGGTCACTGGAGTTGCCCCACATCAGGCAGTAGATCCGGGACTCCTTGGCTTCAAATGAGCCTTTCAGTGTGGTAATGGTTTGCTGTTCCGGGTAGAAGTCCTCTTTGCCAACATGGTAATGTACATTAAATACCAGTGGCTCCGAGGCTTCGAAAGTATAGTCCAGAAATTGACGAGCCTGCAATTGCACACATTTTTCGTAGGCATTGTTGGGTTGTAGGTTGATCGCAATCGATTCTTCCCCAGTCTCGCTCAAATTATGAGGAACCGCTACTCCTGGATTCTGGCTCTCATACCAGATGACAAAGAAGTAGAGGAAGGTACTGGTGGTGACAAAAATGATCAGATAGCGCTTGAATACGTCCATTGAGGTCCTGCCAAGAGCAAGCCGGCGGTATCCGGCTGGAAAAGTTCATAGAATCTGAAGTGAGGTGTTCAGACAGTAGGGCTGACTGGTGGAGGCAGCAACTGATCGAGAAAGGTCGTCTCCAGGTTGTCCGACAACCATGTGGCATTGCGACGATTTTCTTCGATCCTATAGGGGAGCAGGCCCAGCACGCGCAGGTCAAGTCGTTCTTCAAGCATCATCCATTGATACTGGAGCAGATCAGCGTTTAATTCGTTGGTTGTGTTGTTGAGAAGCAACTGACAGGAGATCCCAGCCTGCTGAAGTAGGGTGACTGCTTGTAGCGTTTGCTCCAGGCTCTCACGCCCGATTCCACTAACCCAGAGAATTCTGGCCTGCCATTGTTGCAGCAACTCCAGTCCGCTGTGCTTGGTGGTCCAGAGGCCCAACAATTCAGCAAGGCTCTCCATCAACACTGCATCAGAGCGTCTTCGTAACAACTCCAAACGCTGACTCAGTACTTTCTCGTCGACTTTTACACCGTCCCGTTGTGCTGCTAATAGTGGAGGCAAGTCTTCATTGAGCAAGTAGGGATTCAGCAGGTTGATGTGCTCCGACATGTTGGTGGCTCGGTGCAGGCGTTCCCCATCGCTATCGCTGTCCTGAATCTGATACCTGATACCATTGACATCCAGTGGTTTCCAAGCGATCACTCTTCCAAGATGTTGCTGCAGTAGGGAGACCAGGGCCACCGCCACAGAAGTCTTGCCAACCCCTCTAGCACCAGCTACGCAGAGCAGTGGGGTCATTTCTCTTCGGCACCAATGAAGACGAGTTCTTCCCGCAGTGAGTCCAACTTGCCAGACTCCTGTGATTTCAGTTCACCCATGATGTCTTGAACTGTTAGGTAGCGATCCCGCAGCACCACACGTCGGCTTTCCTTGCGAGCTTGTTGACGCTTCGCTTGTTCCAGATATTCAAAGGCGTTGATCGTCTTCCCTTCACGCTGTACCGTGATGGCGCGCACTTCCTCTTCGGGGAACTGTGCGTCGCGTGCCGCCTTGAGCAGGGTCTCCAGCTCGTTGAGGAAACGTTGCTCGATGCGGGCTGCCTCAGCTTCTTCCTCTGTCATGTTTTGAGCCTGTAGGGACGGAAGAGCAACGAAGCAACTC carries:
- the bioD gene encoding ATP-dependent dethiobiotin synthetase BioD, which encodes MTPLLCVAGARGVGKTSVAVALVSLLQQHLGRVIAWKPLDVNGIRYQIQDSDSDGERLHRATNMSEHINLLNPYLLNEDLPPLLAAQRDGVKVDEKVLSQRLELLRRRSDAVLMESLAELLGLWTTKHSGLELLQQWQARILWVSGIGRESLEQTLQAVTLLQQAGISCQLLLNNTTNELNADLLQYQWMMLEERLDLRVLGLLPYRIEENRRNATWLSDNLETTFLDQLLPPPVSPTV